One Pseudodesulfovibrio alkaliphilus DNA segment encodes these proteins:
- a CDS encoding reverse transcriptase family protein, whose translation MTPPDPLCPIVGIKSPKSLARILGYPLSQLEELCGNIESNYHKKEITKKNGAVRVLSVPSGALRKVQTAILRQLQKHPLHPAAYGAVQRRCHIDNAKRHAAAPYVYCLDFSSFFPSISSNRIYKLLAEQLGCSPPVSNILTKLTTYKYKLPTGSPTSPVLTNILCFPLDNRLNSLACDYGLTYTRFIDDLTFSGRRIPEGFIRKTKEIITSFGLLLNDEKEELFTPYKGKLVTGINVNTNKVRVSRYYKKSVRAQKHQFGLFKDYMTDSEKSKEESRIDGKEQYIRLVQRR comes from the coding sequence GTGACGCCGCCTGATCCCTTGTGTCCCATTGTTGGAATAAAGAGTCCAAAATCTCTAGCCAGAATCCTTGGCTACCCTCTTAGTCAACTTGAAGAACTGTGCGGCAACATCGAATCTAACTATCACAAGAAAGAAATCACAAAAAAAAACGGTGCAGTTCGTGTACTATCAGTACCTTCAGGTGCTCTCAGAAAAGTCCAAACTGCAATCCTTAGACAGCTTCAAAAACACCCTTTGCATCCTGCTGCTTACGGCGCAGTCCAAAGGCGATGCCACATCGATAACGCTAAGCGTCATGCAGCCGCTCCCTATGTTTACTGCTTAGATTTCAGTTCATTCTTCCCGTCGATCTCCTCAAACAGAATATACAAATTGCTTGCAGAACAATTAGGCTGCTCCCCTCCAGTCTCTAACATTTTAACCAAATTAACAACATACAAATACAAACTCCCCACAGGCTCTCCAACAAGCCCCGTTCTAACTAATATTTTGTGCTTTCCCTTGGATAATAGACTTAACAGCCTTGCATGTGACTATGGTCTTACATACACACGCTTCATCGATGACCTGACTTTTTCGGGGCGGAGAATTCCAGAAGGCTTTATAAGGAAGACCAAAGAAATTATCACTTCCTTCGGACTTCTCCTCAACGACGAAAAAGAAGAACTTTTTACCCCATATAAAGGTAAACTTGTTACAGGGATAAATGTAAACACCAATAAAGTGCGTGTATCTAGATATTATAAAAAGTCAGTCAGGGCACAAAAGCACCAATTTGGACTTTTTAAGGACTACATGACAGATAGTGAAAAATCGAAAGAAGAAAGCCGCATAGACGGAAAAGAGCAATACATAAGGCTAGTCCAACGCCGATAA
- a CDS encoding helix-turn-helix domain-containing protein, whose product MTIGKLIRTIRASQGLSQGDMAQCLGISQNYLSLVESGKKTMSVKLVETLADRLGVSKELLYLVASEVPSELIGSDREDFIKLQKNLFAIITYEMDTISCDAA is encoded by the coding sequence ATGACCATTGGAAAACTGATTAGAACAATACGAGCAAGCCAAGGCCTTTCGCAGGGCGACATGGCTCAGTGCTTAGGCATTTCTCAAAATTATTTATCTCTTGTTGAAAGTGGTAAGAAAACAATGAGTGTTAAACTTGTTGAGACGCTTGCTGATCGATTAGGAGTTTCTAAAGAGCTACTCTACTTGGTTGCAAGCGAGGTCCCTTCCGAACTCATAGGCAGCGACAGAGAAGACTTTATCAAACTACAAAAAAATCTCTTTGCCATCATCACTTACGAAATGGACACCATCTCTTGTGACGCCGCCTGA